The Nitrosospira multiformis ATCC 25196 region TGGGTTCATAGGCGCATTCGGTTCCGCATGCAAACCCACGCTTGGACGTGGGGTTTGCATGTCAAGTCATTTGAAACCCTTTTTCAAAATTCCCGCGATGAGGAAGAGGGAGACGTTTTTGCCCGTCAATACGCGACACTCCCATAGGTATTCAATCTATTTCCACTTCTGGGAGAGAACGGTATCATCTCTTATGGAATGAGGGGCAGCGGAACAACAGCATTAATACCCCTCCCAATGGCTTCCTAATTTTTCGCCTGATCGACCAGCTTGTTCTTTTTGATCCAGGGCATCATATCGCGCAGTTTGGCGCCCACCTGTTCGATCTGGTGCTCGGATGCGAGACGGCGGCTGGCTTTGAGCATGGGTGCGCCGGCGCGATTTTCAAGGATGAATTCGCGGGCATATTCCCCTGTCTGAATCTGGCGGAGAATCTTGCGCATTTCGGCACGGGTGGCGTCGGTGATCACACGGGGACCGCGCGAAATATCCCCATACTCGGCGTTGTTGGAAATGGAGTAGCGCATGTTGGCGATGCCGCCTTCATAGATCAGGTCGACGATCAGCTTGACTTCGTGCAGACATTCGAAATAGGCCATCTCCGGGGCGTAGCCGGCTTCCACCAGGGTTTCAAAGCCGGCCTGAATCAAGGCGGTCAGACCACCGCACAGCACGACCTGTTCGCCGAAAAGATCGGTTTCGGTTTCCTCGCGGAAATTGGTTTCGATCACTCCGCCACGGGTGCCGCCGTTGGCAGCCGCATAGGAGAGCGCCAGGTCACGTGCCCTGCCGGACTTGTCCTGGTGCACTGCAATAAGTGAAGGCACACCCCCGCCCTGGAGGTAGGTGGAGCGTACCAGGTGTCCCGGCCCCTTGGGAGCGATCATGATGACGTCCAGATCTTCCCTGGGCGCTACTTGGCCATAATGAATATTGAAGCCATGGGCAAAGGCAAGAGTAGCACCTTTCTTGAGGTTGGGTTCGATTTCAGTCGCATATACATCAGCAATCTGCTCATCGGGCAGCAGGACCATCACGACGTCTGCATCCTTTACCGATTCAGCCACCTCTTTGACGGTAAGCCCGGCCTTTTCCGCCTTGCCCCAGGAAGCACCTTCCTTGCGCAGGCCAACTGTTACCGCCACGCCGGAATCGCTCAGATTGTTGGCGTGGGCGTGACCTTGCGACCCGTAGCCGACAATGGTGACTTTCTTGTCCCGAATGAGCGACAAGTCGGCGTCTTTATCGTAATAAACGTTCATGATTTCCTTTATGTTCAAAATAGAAAAGCGCCGTTAAACGCCAAGCCCGCAAGGCTCGGCTCTTCCCGGCGCAACTGTTGCTGGATTTCGTTAAACCTTCAATATCCGTTCGCCGCGACCGATGCCGGATGCACCGGTGCGTACCGTTTCCAGAATGGTCGTGTGATTCATGGCTTGGATGAATGCATCGAGCTTGGAACCGGTACCCGTCAATTCGATCGTGTACGATTTGTCGGTGACATCGATGATGCGCCCGCGAAAAATATCGGCCATGCGCTTTATCTCTTCGCGATCCTGGTCAACCGCCCGTACCTTGATCAGCATCAGTTCGCGCTCGATGTGATTGCCCTCACTCAAGTCAACCACCTTGACCACTTCAATGAGCTTGTTCAGTTGCTTCGTGATCTGCTCGATCACGTCATCCGACCCGGTAGTGACCAGCGTCATGCGAGACAGGGTGGAATCTTCAGTAGCGGCGACCGTAAGCGATTCGATATTGTAGCCACGTGAGGAAAACAGGCCGGCGACGCGAGACAGGGCACCTGCTTCGTTTTCCATCAAAAGTGAAATGATATGCCGCATATTTGTTTTTATACCAGAATCATTTCAGACAGACCCTTGCCGCCCGGCACCATCGGGAATACGTTTTCGGTCTGGTCGGTGACGAAATCCATGAACACGAGCCTGTCCTTGAGCTTGAATGCTTCCTGCAAGGCGGCTTCGACATCGCCGGGCTGTTCGATCCGCATGCCGACATGGCCATAACTCTCCGCCAGCTTCACGAAATCGGGCAGCGCGTCCATGTAGGACTCCGCATAGCGGTTGCCATGGAAGAATTCCTGCCACTGCCGCACCATTCCCATATAGCGGTTATTCAGGTTGATGATCTTGAGCGGAAGGTGATATTGCTTGCAGGTCGACAGCTCCTGGATGCACATCTGGATGCTGGCTTCGCCGGTAATGCAGGCCACGTTCGCACCTGGATTAGCCATCTGGACACCCATCGCCGAAGGCAGGCCGAAACCCATCGTTCCAAGCCCTCCGGAATTGATCCATCGCCGCGGCAGGTCGAATTTGTAAAATTGCGCTGCCCACATCTGGTGCTGACCGACATCCGAGGTAATGAAGGCATCGCCATTCGTTACCTTGTAGAGCGTTTCCACCACCCTCTGCGGCTTGATGATCGCGCTTGTGCGGTCATACCTGAGACAGTCGCGCTCCCGCCATGAATCGATCTGGCTCCACCAGGCGTCAAGAGCGGTCTGATCGGGTTTTTCCTTGCGCAGTTCAAGCAGTTTTATGAGTTCATCCAGCACATCGGGGACATTGCCGACGATAGGAACGTCCACCTTGACACGCTTCGAAATGGAGGAAGGATCGATATCGATGTGAATGATCTTCCGGTCCGGATTATAGAAATGCTTCGGATTGCCGATGACACGATCATCGAAACGGGCACCTACAGCCACCAGCACGTCGCAATGCTGCATCGCCATGTTGGCCTCGTAAGTGCCATGCATGCCCAGCATGCCCACAAACTGGGGGTCCGTTGCCGGATAACCCCCCAGGCCCATCAACGTGTTGGTGCAGGGAAAGCGCAGCAGGCGGACGAGTTCCGTCAACCGGGTAGCGGCGTCGCTGAGGATGACTCCCCCGCCGGTGTAGATCATCGGACGCCTGGCTTCCAGGATCAGTTGAACGGCTTTTTTGATCTGGCCGGCGTGCCCCCGGATGTTCGGATTATAGGAGCGCATTGTGACACGCTCGGGATAAACGAATTTTGTTTTCTGCTGACTCACGTCCTTCGGGATGTCGACCAGCACCGGACCGGGACGCCCTGTCGAAGCGATATAGAACGCTTTCTTGATGGTGACGGCAAGCTCTGCGATATCCTTCACCAGAAAATTATGCTTCACGCAGGGACGCGTGATGCCTACGGTATCGACTTCCTGGAACGCGTCCAAGCCGATGGCATGGGTGGGGACCTGCCCGCTGATGATGACGAGGGGAATCGAATCCATATAGGCAGTGGCGATGCCGGTCACGGCGTTGGTCACACCCGGCCCGGAAGTGACCAGTGCCACCCCTACCTTGTTGCTGGAGCGGGCATAGCCGTCCGCGGCATGTACCGCGGCCTGTTCGTGCCGCACCAGGATATGCCTGACCTTATCCTGCTTGAACAATTCGTCATACAGGAACAGCACAGCGCCCCCGGGATAGCCGAAAATATGTTCTACCCCTTCCTCTTGTAAGCAACGCACCGTAATTTCGGCGCCCGTCAAATCCGCGCTCATGCTTTCCTGCGTTTCAAGATGTTGAATATCGGCAATATATGTTGGATTAAACATTAAACAGTAACGGTTAGGTGACTTTTGGTCAACAGTTCGAGTATGGAATCGACAGGTAGACAGGTATACGGGGCAATTTCAAATGCGCTAAAACCTTATCCGCCGCGTAATTCGCAAGCAGCTCAGGAATGACAGATCAGGAAGCCATGAATCAGAGCAGGGCGGGTCTCAAGACCCTGCTTCTGAAGAACATGCGCATACAATCGCCGTACCGGGCCATAAATGTCACGATACTTGACTCTGCGCTCCATGAAGGGATGAAAAGCTTAACTTTTACTATCCTTTTCATCCCCTTTTCGATATGGACATGAGGGCTTGATGCAATCCGCGTAAAGTGAAAGCGAGTGCTCGTGTATGGCAAATCCGCGTTCACGGGCAATTTTAATCTGACGCTTCTCGATTTCGGCGTCATAAAATTCTTCCACCCTGCCGCATTGCAGGCAGACCAGATGGTCATGATGGGCGTCGCTGGCAAGCTCAAACACTGCCTTGCCGCCTTCAAAATGGTGGCGCTCGAGCAACCCGGCCTGTTCAAACTGGGTCAGTACCCGGTAGACCGTGGCCAGACCGATATCATCGCCTTCGCTGATGAGCGTTCTGTAAACATCCTCCGCAGAGAGATGCCGGACAGGACTGCTTTCGAACAGACTCAGTATTCTAAGGCGCGGCAGCGTAGCCTTCAAGCCCATGGTCTTAAGATTGCTCGGATTACTCATAGTGCATCCAATCGTCAAGTTATTTGCTGTATCATATAACGTTAAGTTTGCTTTGGAAACCTACGTCGCCGCGATGCGCGCAAGAATTATCACGTTGGCTGTTTTGCTGCTCGCGGGGTGTTCATCGGTTCCTTCCTTGCTCTACAAGATAGAGATTCAGCAGGGTAATGTCATTACCCAGGAAATGGTGAACAAGCTGAAGCCGGGCATGACTCGTTCGCAAGTACGCTTTGCGTTGGGCTCGCCCATGATCAGCGATGCGTTTCATGAAAATCGCTGGGACTATCTGTATCGGTTTGAGCAGAGGGGAAAGCTGATCGAGCAGAGAAAGCTCACGATCTTTTTTGAAGACGATCATCTGGTGCGTATCGACGGTTCGTTCACTGCTCCCGTTGCCTTTCTTCAGTCTCAGCCTCAGGTGTCGGAGGCAGGTGCTGCGCCTGAATCAACCGTGTCGTCCGAGGCAGTCATGGAAAAGGGCGTCACTCCGGTCCCGGTGCAAGTTCCCGCCGGGGTGCCGTTTTCCGGGCCTCTTTCAGCACCTCCTTCGGCGCCCCTGTCGGCCGGCACTGAAACAATGGATACTGTGCCCATATTGCCCGCATTGCCCGCCTCACCCCCTCCTTCCCCGGAGGCGTCTCTCTCAGCCGGTTCGGGCGAAGTTTCTTCGAGTGCTGTTCCAGAGTCACCTTTGCCCGAGAAACCAGCGCCTAGGCAAGTGCCCTCCCAGGCGACGGATACCGGAATCATGGATGCGGATCAGCCAAAGGAATAGGACAATTTTGCAAGTCAGTTTATCAGACTATCAGACAAGGAATGTCGACATTGAATATTGCTGTGGCTGGAAGTTCCGGGCGCATGGGACGCGCCTTACTGGAGGCCGTTGAACGGGCTCCGGACATGCGCTTGAGCGCCGCTCTCGAGCGGAGCGGGAGTCCTTACCTTGGAAAGGACGCGGGAGAGTTGATCGGGTCGCCCTGCGGTATTGGGATAACCGATAACGTCGATACGGCGCTTGATGGAAGCCAAGTGCTGGTAGACTTTACCCGCCCGGACGGGACGCTGGTTCACGTTGACCGGTGCCGTGAGAAAAACATAAAAATGGTAATCGGCACAACCGGCTTTTCGCCCCGGCAGAAAGAAGCGCTCTGGATCGCCTCACGGGACATT contains the following coding sequences:
- the ilvC gene encoding ketol-acid reductoisomerase, whose protein sequence is MNVYYDKDADLSLIRDKKVTIVGYGSQGHAHANNLSDSGVAVTVGLRKEGASWGKAEKAGLTVKEVAESVKDADVVMVLLPDEQIADVYATEIEPNLKKGATLAFAHGFNIHYGQVAPREDLDVIMIAPKGPGHLVRSTYLQGGGVPSLIAVHQDKSGRARDLALSYAAANGGTRGGVIETNFREETETDLFGEQVVLCGGLTALIQAGFETLVEAGYAPEMAYFECLHEVKLIVDLIYEGGIANMRYSISNNAEYGDISRGPRVITDATRAEMRKILRQIQTGEYAREFILENRAGAPMLKASRRLASEHQIEQVGAKLRDMMPWIKKNKLVDQAKN
- the ilvN gene encoding acetolactate synthase small subunit — protein: MRHIISLLMENEAGALSRVAGLFSSRGYNIESLTVAATEDSTLSRMTLVTTGSDDVIEQITKQLNKLIEVVKVVDLSEGNHIERELMLIKVRAVDQDREEIKRMADIFRGRIIDVTDKSYTIELTGTGSKLDAFIQAMNHTTILETVRTGASGIGRGERILKV
- a CDS encoding acetolactate synthase 3 catalytic subunit; its protein translation is MFNPTYIADIQHLETQESMSADLTGAEITVRCLQEEGVEHIFGYPGGAVLFLYDELFKQDKVRHILVRHEQAAVHAADGYARSSNKVGVALVTSGPGVTNAVTGIATAYMDSIPLVIISGQVPTHAIGLDAFQEVDTVGITRPCVKHNFLVKDIAELAVTIKKAFYIASTGRPGPVLVDIPKDVSQQKTKFVYPERVTMRSYNPNIRGHAGQIKKAVQLILEARRPMIYTGGGVILSDAATRLTELVRLLRFPCTNTLMGLGGYPATDPQFVGMLGMHGTYEANMAMQHCDVLVAVGARFDDRVIGNPKHFYNPDRKIIHIDIDPSSISKRVKVDVPIVGNVPDVLDELIKLLELRKEKPDQTALDAWWSQIDSWRERDCLRYDRTSAIIKPQRVVETLYKVTNGDAFITSDVGQHQMWAAQFYKFDLPRRWINSGGLGTMGFGLPSAMGVQMANPGANVACITGEASIQMCIQELSTCKQYHLPLKIINLNNRYMGMVRQWQEFFHGNRYAESYMDALPDFVKLAESYGHVGMRIEQPGDVEAALQEAFKLKDRLVFMDFVTDQTENVFPMVPGGKGLSEMILV
- the fur gene encoding ferric iron uptake transcriptional regulator, giving the protein MSNPSNLKTMGLKATLPRLRILSLFESSPVRHLSAEDVYRTLISEGDDIGLATVYRVLTQFEQAGLLERHHFEGGKAVFELASDAHHDHLVCLQCGRVEEFYDAEIEKRQIKIARERGFAIHEHSLSLYADCIKPSCPYRKGDEKDSKS
- a CDS encoding outer membrane protein assembly factor BamE, whose amino-acid sequence is METYVAAMRARIITLAVLLLAGCSSVPSLLYKIEIQQGNVITQEMVNKLKPGMTRSQVRFALGSPMISDAFHENRWDYLYRFEQRGKLIEQRKLTIFFEDDHLVRIDGSFTAPVAFLQSQPQVSEAGAAPESTVSSEAVMEKGVTPVPVQVPAGVPFSGPLSAPPSAPLSAGTETMDTVPILPALPASPPPSPEASLSAGSGEVSSSAVPESPLPEKPAPRQVPSQATDTGIMDADQPKE